In one Pseudomonadota bacterium genomic region, the following are encoded:
- a CDS encoding type III pantothenate kinase — protein MILVVDIGNTQVKWATTAGDGWVVQGQCPLAAIDKLSLYWSDLSVPTKIVISNVAGSRVASVVESTISVWNVQPYWVEANKEQCGVKNSYSIPHHLGPDRWAAVIGAKSLNLGNVVAVCAGTATTIHGLTSAGVFLGGLIIPGYDLIHRSLSSSTDKLAEAEGELSIFPVSTRDAITSGAIKATCKAVESFCDDMEVAGYGNVQIVLSGGAAFKFKDGFVRSFIKREDLIFLGLVKIALSL, from the coding sequence ATGATATTAGTTGTTGATATTGGTAACACGCAAGTAAAGTGGGCAACGACTGCAGGAGACGGATGGGTAGTTCAAGGCCAGTGCCCTCTCGCAGCAATAGATAAATTATCCTTATATTGGTCAGATCTTTCTGTACCTACGAAAATCGTGATTTCGAACGTAGCAGGATCTAGGGTGGCGTCGGTTGTAGAGTCTACCATTTCCGTCTGGAACGTCCAGCCCTATTGGGTGGAAGCGAATAAGGAGCAATGTGGCGTTAAGAATTCCTACTCGATCCCTCATCATTTGGGCCCCGACCGTTGGGCAGCAGTTATAGGTGCCAAATCATTAAATTTAGGTAATGTTGTTGCGGTATGCGCAGGTACAGCTACGACGATACATGGCTTAACCAGCGCGGGTGTTTTTCTAGGGGGGCTGATTATTCCTGGTTATGATTTGATTCATCGATCTCTTAGTTCAAGCACGGATAAACTAGCCGAAGCTGAGGGAGAGCTAAGCATATTCCCCGTTTCTACTCGAGATGCGATCACTTCCGGTGCTATTAAGGCAACCTGTAAAGCAGTAGAGTCTTTCTGTGATGATATGGAAGTTGCGGGATACGGCAATGTGCAAATTGTATTGTCTGGTGGGGCCGCTTTTAAGTTTAAAGATGGTTTTGTAAGGTCATTTATAAAGAGAGAAGATTTGATTTTTTTGGGTCTCGTAAAAATAGCGCTGAGTCTATAG
- a CDS encoding biotin--[acetyl-CoA-carboxylase] ligase, translating to MSLSAEIMSILSLTGHFSIKSLAQRLGISSESLEVEIDRINEGSIFIERFNNDMVGFNQVSELLCVDKIRARLGVFPDRFVLNVVSETGSTNDDLLNVIRSGSAQDRLIQIAETQTAGRGTKGRSWLSIPGGSLTFSILRSISSEDTQKGISTVPLVVGLAIVRSLNTIANIDCRLKWPNDVLCHGKKLAGVLTESVLVGGQYHIVIGIGINICIPKILMNEIDQPVTDLYDLGFRIDRNVLLGNLILELDGMLEQYFTDGFDFFRQEWCQLHAYHNQRISFVLPDGQQLDGDILDVDAEGALILKVAGKVRRFISGVIRFNV from the coding sequence ATGAGTTTGTCTGCGGAAATTATGTCTATTCTCTCATTGACAGGCCACTTTTCTATAAAGTCTTTGGCCCAGCGACTCGGAATTAGCTCGGAGTCGCTTGAGGTTGAAATTGACCGAATCAACGAGGGCTCTATTTTTATTGAGCGATTTAACAATGATATGGTTGGATTCAATCAGGTGTCAGAGTTGTTATGTGTCGACAAGATTCGCGCGAGGCTTGGGGTTTTTCCTGATCGGTTTGTTCTTAACGTGGTTTCGGAGACGGGCTCCACTAATGATGACTTATTGAATGTGATTCGATCCGGCTCCGCGCAGGACAGATTGATTCAAATTGCGGAAACTCAAACCGCAGGGCGTGGCACGAAAGGTAGATCGTGGCTGTCAATTCCCGGAGGATCTCTAACATTTTCAATTTTACGTAGTATTTCCTCTGAGGATACTCAGAAGGGCATTTCGACCGTACCGTTGGTGGTCGGTTTGGCTATCGTTCGTTCCTTAAACACTATTGCCAATATTGACTGCCGACTAAAATGGCCAAATGATGTTTTGTGTCATGGTAAGAAATTAGCTGGTGTATTAACTGAGTCCGTCTTGGTGGGTGGGCAGTACCATATAGTAATCGGCATTGGTATTAATATTTGTATTCCAAAAATACTTATGAATGAGATTGATCAACCCGTTACAGATTTATATGATTTGGGTTTTCGTATTGATCGGAATGTACTTCTTGGGAATCTTATTTTGGAGCTGGATGGGATGCTAGAGCAGTATTTTACCGATGGTTTTGATTTTTTTCGTCAAGAGTGGTGCCAATTGCACGCATACCACAATCAAAGGATATCTTTTGTTCTACCAGATGGGCAGCAACTTGATGGTGATATTTTAGATGTTGATGCTGAGGGGGCTTTAATTTTGAAAGTTGCTGGGAAAGTGAGACGGTTTATTTCTGGTGTAATTCGATTTAACGTATAG
- a CDS encoding glutamine--tRNA ligase/YqeY domain fusion protein, with translation MVKDKTPPSGSNFIKSIIDNDLKAEAFKKRRWRGKPGTLSEQQNANMDSAKIRTRFPPEPNGYLHIGHAKSICLNFGLAKEYGGVCHLRFDDTNPSTEESEYVDSIRDSIKWLGFDWSGHEYFSSDYFDHLYEFAVMLINAELAYVDSLNADEMREYRGTLTEAGKNSPFRTRSIDENLMLFQEMRAGKHTDGMHVLRLKIDMASPNINLRDPVAYRIKHVTHHRTGNSWPIYPSYDFTHGISDALENISHSICTLEFEDHRPLYNWLNQKLLQLGFLQGPLPQQIEFARLNLSHVVLSKRKLIQLVKDKHVDSWDDPRMPTLVGVSRRGYPPQGLHLFTDRIGVSKADSWIDYSILEDCMRETLNESSLRKVAVLNPIKLIIENFDMDHTEICHAPNHPQHKELGSRDVTLSRELWIEREDFSEDPPKGYFRLFVGNTIRLRYGYVVKCTGFDTDERGLVKTVFCEYFPDSKSGTDGADNYKVKGNIHWVDANTSIKADVILYDRLFSVERPGQTGDFINDLNPKSKTIIEVQIESSAAQAKSGDCFQFERHGYFTVDLSSTTQNLVFNRTVTLRDGWKK, from the coding sequence ATAGTGAAAGATAAAACACCACCTTCCGGCAGTAACTTCATTAAGTCAATCATCGATAACGATCTCAAAGCTGAGGCTTTCAAAAAAAGACGTTGGCGTGGGAAACCTGGAACTCTATCTGAACAACAAAACGCCAACATGGATTCGGCGAAAATACGAACGCGCTTCCCCCCTGAACCTAATGGTTATCTACACATCGGACATGCGAAATCAATCTGCCTAAACTTCGGTCTTGCGAAAGAATATGGTGGCGTCTGTCATCTGAGATTTGATGATACGAACCCATCAACCGAGGAAAGTGAATATGTAGATTCAATCCGTGACTCCATAAAGTGGCTTGGATTTGATTGGAGCGGCCACGAATATTTTTCATCAGATTATTTTGACCATCTTTATGAATTTGCTGTGATGTTAATTAACGCAGAGTTAGCCTACGTTGATTCGCTGAACGCAGATGAAATGCGCGAATACCGCGGAACGCTCACCGAGGCTGGGAAAAATAGTCCATTTCGAACTAGATCAATAGACGAAAATTTAATGCTGTTTCAAGAAATGAGGGCTGGCAAACATACTGATGGAATGCATGTGCTGAGATTGAAAATTGACATGGCAAGCCCTAATATCAATCTCAGAGACCCAGTTGCCTACAGAATCAAGCACGTCACACATCACAGGACGGGTAATTCATGGCCGATTTATCCGAGCTACGATTTCACTCATGGTATATCGGATGCTCTCGAAAACATCTCACATTCAATTTGCACACTTGAGTTTGAAGATCATCGACCACTCTACAATTGGCTCAACCAGAAATTATTACAACTGGGATTCCTCCAAGGACCCTTACCCCAACAAATAGAATTTGCTCGACTAAATCTTTCTCATGTTGTTCTCTCAAAGAGAAAGTTAATCCAACTTGTCAAAGATAAACATGTGGATAGCTGGGATGATCCCCGAATGCCAACCTTGGTTGGGGTCAGTCGTCGCGGATACCCTCCCCAAGGCTTACACCTATTCACTGACCGCATTGGAGTATCCAAAGCTGATTCTTGGATTGATTATTCAATCCTTGAGGATTGTATGCGTGAAACACTCAACGAATCATCTCTCCGTAAAGTTGCTGTTCTTAATCCAATCAAGCTAATTATTGAAAACTTCGATATGGATCATACGGAAATATGTCACGCGCCCAACCATCCGCAACACAAAGAGCTCGGGTCGCGAGACGTTACGCTCTCTAGGGAGCTGTGGATAGAACGAGAAGACTTCTCAGAAGATCCACCCAAAGGATATTTTCGATTATTCGTTGGAAATACTATTCGTTTACGTTATGGCTATGTTGTGAAATGCACAGGATTTGATACAGATGAACGAGGATTAGTAAAAACAGTTTTTTGCGAATACTTCCCCGACTCAAAGTCTGGAACCGATGGCGCAGACAACTACAAAGTCAAAGGGAATATTCACTGGGTAGATGCTAACACTTCAATCAAAGCTGATGTCATACTGTATGACCGCTTGTTTTCAGTAGAGCGGCCTGGACAGACTGGGGACTTCATCAACGATTTAAATCCCAAATCCAAGACAATCATTGAAGTTCAAATCGAGAGTTCGGCTGCCCAAGCCAAAAGCGGCGACTGTTTCCAATTTGAACGACATGGATACTTTACAGTAGACCTTTCGAGTACTACACAAAACCTAGTATTTAATCGGACAGTTACACTTAGGGATGGCTGGAAAAAATGA
- a CDS encoding thiamine pyrophosphate-binding protein, which produces MTIKGYDAFLDCLSSEGVNYLFGNPGTTELAIMEALGKQSNIEYVLGLQESIVVAMADGFARASGKLAVANVHVAPGLGNAMGSIYNAKFYGSPVLITAGQQEQGHGLTEPMLYDPLVPIAQPLVKWAIECTRIQDLPRIIHRAVKIALTPPMGPVFLSLPGDVLDASADIEIGKSTRINTQVLPNLETLQELSKAILGAENPAIVAGHEVASTNALDEAGDLALTIGAAVFQQTVPYSAQFKSEHSAFLGALSRNQSICRQQLEAHDLVIFLGSDVLRMSVFSKIDPLPNHIKIVQIGERDWELGKNYPAEFAIRAHVKETTKALTNLLKNTMDGGQKSKAAQRISEIKNRNWSAQRPQRIAQASTFDKVKPINSLKLVMELVKSIPENCIVLEEALSTSANLLNYLALKDHQGFFGLASGGIGFAMAGAIGVSLALPDRPVVALVGDGSSMYSIQALWTAAHLNRPITYVIPNNQGYKIIKQRLMSFRGTDKYIGMDLTHPTIDYVKLAESMGVQASRIHDPADLNNALTLATRSNKTSVIEVVMSPDINS; this is translated from the coding sequence ATGACGATTAAAGGGTATGACGCTTTTCTAGATTGCCTTTCATCAGAGGGGGTCAATTATCTTTTTGGAAACCCTGGCACGACCGAATTAGCCATTATGGAGGCGCTGGGGAAACAAAGTAATATTGAGTATGTCCTTGGTTTACAAGAAAGTATTGTTGTCGCCATGGCTGATGGATTCGCTCGCGCATCAGGAAAACTTGCCGTAGCCAATGTCCACGTCGCCCCTGGTCTTGGTAATGCGATGGGCTCAATTTACAATGCAAAATTTTATGGATCTCCTGTACTCATCACAGCAGGGCAACAGGAACAGGGACATGGCCTCACTGAACCGATGCTCTACGACCCACTGGTTCCCATTGCTCAACCGCTCGTAAAATGGGCCATTGAGTGCACGAGAATTCAAGATTTACCACGCATCATCCATCGGGCGGTAAAAATAGCGCTCACACCTCCCATGGGACCGGTCTTCTTAAGCTTGCCTGGAGATGTATTGGATGCATCTGCCGATATTGAAATAGGCAAATCGACTCGCATAAATACACAAGTCCTGCCTAACTTAGAAACGCTCCAAGAGCTGTCAAAAGCAATCTTGGGTGCGGAAAACCCAGCCATCGTTGCCGGCCACGAAGTCGCATCAACAAACGCACTAGACGAAGCTGGAGATTTAGCTCTGACGATCGGGGCCGCCGTCTTCCAGCAAACCGTCCCTTACTCTGCACAGTTCAAAAGTGAGCACTCCGCATTCCTAGGCGCATTATCACGCAATCAATCCATATGCCGACAGCAACTGGAAGCACACGACCTTGTTATCTTTTTAGGATCCGATGTCCTCAGAATGTCTGTTTTCAGTAAAATTGACCCGCTACCAAACCACATTAAAATAGTACAAATTGGAGAGCGAGATTGGGAACTGGGGAAGAACTACCCTGCTGAATTCGCGATTAGAGCTCACGTGAAAGAAACCACAAAAGCTCTTACCAACCTATTAAAAAACACAATGGATGGTGGCCAAAAATCTAAGGCTGCACAACGTATATCTGAAATTAAGAATCGAAATTGGTCAGCACAGCGTCCTCAAAGAATCGCCCAGGCGAGCACTTTCGATAAGGTCAAACCAATCAATTCACTAAAACTTGTGATGGAGTTAGTCAAATCGATCCCAGAAAACTGCATCGTCCTTGAAGAGGCATTAAGCACGTCAGCAAATCTACTCAACTATTTAGCATTGAAGGATCATCAAGGGTTTTTTGGTCTTGCCTCTGGCGGCATTGGGTTTGCGATGGCGGGTGCAATCGGGGTCTCACTCGCACTTCCTGACCGACCTGTTGTGGCGTTAGTCGGAGATGGCAGCTCTATGTACAGCATCCAAGCGTTATGGACTGCGGCTCACCTAAACCGTCCCATTACTTACGTAATACCCAATAATCAAGGATACAAAATAATCAAGCAGAGACTAATGTCTTTTAGGGGGACGGACAAATATATTGGTATGGACCTCACGCATCCAACAATAGACTACGTGAAACTCGCCGAATCTATGGGAGTGCAAGCAAGTCGCATACATGATCCTGCCGATTTAAACAATGCTCTTACACTCGCAACCCGAAGCAATAAAACAAGTGTAATAGAAGTGGTTATGTCGCCAGATATAAACAGTTAA